Proteins encoded in a region of the Zunongwangia endophytica genome:
- a CDS encoding acyl-CoA dehydrogenase family protein, whose amino-acid sequence MKPDLFTAPDYYNLDDLLSEEHKMVREATRAWVKKDVSPIIEDAAQKAEFPKSVLKGLAEIGAFGPYIPETYGGSGLDQISYGLIMQEIERGDSGIRSTASVQSSLVMYPIFTYGSEEQKKKFLPKLAKGEFIGCFGLTEPDFGSNPSGMVTNFKDKGDHYLLNGAKLWISNSPFADIAIVWAKNEEGRIHGLIVEREMEGFATPETHSKWSLRASATGELTFNDVKVPKENLLPGKSGLGAPLGCLDSARYGIAWGAIGAAMDCYDTALRYAKERIQFGKPIATKQLQQKKLAEMITEITKAQLLAWRLGTLKNEGKATSAQISMAKRNNVEMALKIARDARQVLGAMGITGEYSIMRHMMNLESVITYEGTHDIHLLITGLDITGHSAF is encoded by the coding sequence ATGAAACCAGATCTTTTTACTGCACCAGATTATTACAACCTTGATGATTTATTAAGTGAAGAACATAAAATGGTTCGTGAAGCGACACGAGCCTGGGTTAAAAAAGATGTTAGTCCTATAATAGAGGATGCTGCGCAGAAAGCAGAATTTCCAAAATCTGTTTTAAAAGGTTTAGCTGAAATTGGTGCTTTTGGACCCTATATTCCTGAAACTTATGGAGGTTCTGGATTGGATCAGATTTCATACGGACTTATAATGCAAGAAATTGAACGCGGAGATAGTGGAATACGCTCTACCGCTTCAGTTCAATCGTCCTTGGTAATGTATCCGATTTTCACTTATGGATCGGAAGAACAGAAGAAAAAATTTCTTCCAAAATTAGCTAAAGGAGAATTTATAGGGTGCTTCGGCTTAACCGAACCCGACTTTGGTTCTAACCCAAGCGGTATGGTTACCAACTTTAAAGACAAAGGAGATCATTATTTATTAAACGGAGCTAAATTATGGATCTCTAATTCCCCTTTTGCAGATATCGCCATTGTATGGGCTAAAAATGAAGAAGGAAGAATACACGGGCTTATTGTGGAACGAGAAATGGAAGGCTTCGCTACTCCAGAGACGCACAGTAAATGGTCGCTACGCGCAAGTGCTACCGGAGAATTAACTTTTAACGATGTTAAAGTCCCTAAAGAAAATCTATTACCGGGCAAAAGCGGATTAGGAGCTCCATTAGGATGCCTGGATTCTGCCCGATACGGAATTGCATGGGGAGCAATTGGCGCAGCAATGGACTGTTATGATACCGCTTTAAGATATGCCAAAGAAAGAATTCAATTTGGGAAACCAATTGCCACAAAACAACTTCAGCAAAAAAAGTTAGCTGAAATGATTACTGAAATTACAAAAGCTCAGCTTCTAGCATGGCGCCTGGGGACCTTAAAAAATGAAGGCAAAGCAACTTCAGCACAAATCTCTATGGCTAAGAGAAACAATGTAGAAATGGCATTAAAGATAGCAAGAGATGCCCGGCAGGTCCTAGGTGCTATGGGAATTACGGGAGAGTACAGCATTATGCGTCATATGATGAATTTGGAGAGCGTTATTACTTACGAAGGCACTCACGACATCCATTTACTAATAACAGGTCTTGACATCACAGGGCATTCGGCATTTTAA
- the rplM gene encoding 50S ribosomal protein L13, translating to MDTLSYKTVSANKATVTKEWVLVDAEGQTLGRLSSKVAKIIRGKHKPDFTPHVDCGDNVIVINAEKINLTGKKWDAKEYIRHTGYPGGQRSLTASELFTKAPERLIEKAVKGMLPKNKLGSALFRNLKVYSGTQHDHEAQKPKTINLNDLK from the coding sequence GTGGACACATTAAGCTACAAAACAGTATCAGCCAATAAGGCGACAGTAACCAAAGAATGGGTACTTGTAGATGCTGAAGGACAGACTTTAGGCCGCCTATCATCTAAGGTTGCAAAAATCATTAGAGGTAAGCACAAGCCAGACTTCACCCCACACGTTGATTGCGGAGACAATGTAATTGTTATCAACGCAGAGAAAATCAACTTAACTGGAAAAAAGTGGGATGCTAAAGAATACATCCGTCACACAGGTTATCCAGGTGGACAGAGAAGTCTAACTGCTTCAGAATTATTTACAAAAGCGCCAGAGCGTCTTATTGAAAAAGCAGTGAAAGGAATGCTTCCTAAGAACAAACTAGGATCAGCTCTTTTCCGTAATTTAAAGGTTTATTCTGGGACTCAGCACGATCATGAGGCTCAAAAACCGAAAACTATTAACTTAAACGATCTTAAGTAA
- a CDS encoding DEAD/DEAH box helicase — MTFKELGVIDPILKALEEKGYSEPTPIQQQAIPVLLKGKDLLGSAQTGTGKTAAFTIPILQSLVEGFPPKGKRKIRALIITPTRELAIQIAENIDTYSKYTGIRNTVIFGGVKQHQQVRKLQSGVDILTATPGRLLDLISQNFISLSNIDHFVLDEADQMLDMGFVHEIKKILKKLPKERQSLFFSATMPKSIIDLSKQILGDFERVNIAPKKTTAERVDQAVYFVPKQNKVKLLVHLLETEPFDTVLIFSRTKHGANKIVKKLSQSGLQSAAIHGNKSQNQRQNVLNDFKDGKIKVLVATDIAARGIDVSQLSLVVQFDLPNVAETYVHRIGRTGRAKASGSAIAFCDTEERPYLKSIEKLTGQRLPVIDNHDFKEVSAEAKAAQGAGKTQNKPRNNSRRNKKSKPKR, encoded by the coding sequence ATGACATTTAAAGAACTGGGTGTTATAGACCCAATTTTGAAAGCACTAGAAGAGAAAGGTTATTCAGAGCCTACTCCAATTCAGCAACAAGCCATTCCTGTTTTACTAAAAGGAAAAGATTTATTAGGATCTGCTCAAACAGGTACAGGTAAAACTGCTGCTTTTACAATTCCTATTTTACAATCTTTGGTAGAGGGTTTTCCTCCCAAAGGGAAAAGAAAAATAAGAGCGCTTATTATCACTCCAACTAGAGAGTTGGCTATCCAGATTGCTGAAAATATCGATACCTATTCAAAATATACAGGTATTCGAAATACGGTAATATTCGGCGGAGTTAAACAACATCAGCAAGTCAGGAAATTACAGAGTGGTGTAGATATTCTTACAGCAACACCTGGAAGGTTACTAGATTTGATTAGTCAGAATTTCATTTCCCTAAGTAATATTGATCATTTTGTGTTAGATGAAGCCGATCAAATGTTAGATATGGGCTTTGTGCATGAGATCAAGAAAATCCTGAAAAAGTTGCCTAAAGAACGCCAATCGCTTTTCTTTTCTGCAACTATGCCGAAATCTATTATTGATCTTTCTAAACAAATTCTAGGTGATTTTGAACGTGTGAATATTGCACCTAAGAAAACTACTGCAGAGCGGGTAGATCAAGCGGTATATTTTGTTCCGAAACAGAACAAAGTTAAATTACTTGTCCATTTATTAGAGACGGAGCCTTTTGATACAGTACTTATATTTTCACGAACTAAACATGGCGCTAATAAGATTGTGAAAAAACTTAGTCAGTCTGGTCTTCAGTCGGCAGCAATTCACGGTAATAAGTCCCAAAACCAGCGACAAAATGTGCTGAATGATTTTAAGGACGGAAAGATAAAAGTCTTAGTGGCTACAGATATTGCTGCGAGAGGTATTGATGTTTCTCAGCTTTCTCTTGTGGTGCAGTTTGATTTGCCAAATGTTGCAGAAACTTATGTGCATAGAATTGGAAGAACAGGTCGTGCTAAAGCTAGTGGAAGCGCAATTGCTTTTTGTGATACAGAAGAACGCCCTTATTTAAAATCTATAGAAAAGCTTACAGGGCAACGATTGCCAGTAATTGATAATCATGATTTTAAAGAAGTATCTGCTGAAGCTAAAGCTGCTCAGGGAGCTGGTAAAACACAGAATAAACCGCGAAATAACTCAAGAAGAAATAAGAAATCCAAACCCAAAAGATAG
- the rpsI gene encoding 30S ribosomal protein S9: MEVIHKIGRRKTAVARVYVSEGNGNITVNKKDLNDYFTTSTLQYKVNQPFNLTETAGTFDVKVNVFGGGITGQAEAIRLALSRAMVELNEENKGALKPEGLLTRDPRMVERKKFGEKKARKQFQFSKR; encoded by the coding sequence ATGGAAGTTATTCACAAAATTGGCCGTAGAAAGACGGCTGTTGCACGTGTATATGTTTCTGAAGGAAATGGAAACATCACTGTAAACAAAAAAGATCTTAACGATTACTTTACCACAAGTACTTTACAATATAAAGTAAACCAACCTTTCAATCTTACTGAAACTGCTGGAACTTTTGATGTAAAAGTAAATGTTTTTGGTGGAGGAATCACCGGACAAGCTGAAGCTATCCGTCTTGCTTTATCTAGAGCAATGGTAGAGCTTAACGAAGAAAACAAAGGAGCGCTTAAACCAGAAGGACTACTTACAAGAGATCCAAGAATGGTAGAACGTAAGAAATTCGGTGAGAAGAAAGCCCGTAAACAATTCCAGTTCTCTAAACGTTAA
- a CDS encoding tRNA1(Val) (adenine(37)-N6)-methyltransferase, whose protein sequence is MSKKPFRFKEFEVHQDRCAMKIGTDGVLLGAWVDLPETLDSILDVGTGTGIISLMLAQRSPAQLIDALEIDENAYEQAVENFEASDWGDRLFCYHAEFSEFVEEMQEEEKYDLIISNPPFYNSDYKTNLKERDMARFQDALPFELLLEGSTYLLSEKGKLAVIIPKNEEDKFLDTAKNFKLYPEKMTYVKGNPDSEIKRCLILLGLNDTEIQKDELTIEIERHQYTDDYKKLVKDFYLAL, encoded by the coding sequence ATGTCTAAAAAACCATTTCGATTTAAGGAATTTGAAGTTCATCAAGATAGATGCGCTATGAAAATAGGCACCGATGGTGTTCTTCTTGGCGCCTGGGTAGATCTGCCTGAAACTTTGGATAGCATATTAGATGTTGGCACAGGGACTGGTATAATCTCGCTTATGCTAGCACAACGATCACCTGCTCAACTTATCGACGCTTTAGAAATTGACGAAAATGCCTACGAGCAAGCCGTAGAGAATTTTGAAGCTAGCGATTGGGGAGATCGCCTTTTCTGCTATCATGCTGAATTTAGTGAATTTGTCGAAGAAATGCAGGAAGAGGAAAAATATGATCTTATTATATCGAATCCTCCTTTTTATAATTCAGATTACAAAACGAATTTAAAGGAACGCGATATGGCAAGATTTCAGGATGCCCTTCCTTTTGAATTATTATTAGAAGGAAGCACCTATCTTCTTTCAGAAAAAGGAAAATTAGCGGTTATTATTCCGAAGAATGAAGAAGATAAATTTCTAGACACAGCCAAAAACTTCAAATTATATCCTGAAAAAATGACTTACGTAAAAGGAAATCCTGATTCAGAAATAAAAAGATGCCTCATATTACTAGGTTTAAACGACACTGAAATTCAGAAGGACGAATTGACCATCGAAATAGAAAGGCATCAATATACTGACGATTATAAGAAATTAGTAAAGGATTTTTATTTAGCGCTATAA
- the tsf gene encoding translation elongation factor Ts, translating to MAKITAAEVNKLRKATGAGMMDCKKALVEVDGDFDKAIEVLRKKGQKVAAKRADRDSAEGAAIAKVNADNTKGIVISLNCETDFVAKNDDFVKLANDFAELALTVSTKEELLAADYNGTSVQDKLTEQTGVIGEKIEIGAFKTLEAPFVGSYIHAGNKIAVLTGLSKNVEGAEDAAKDVSMQAAAMNPVALNEEGIDQTVIDKEVEIAKDQLRAEGKPEEMLDNIAKGKIKRYFKDNTLVNQAFIKDSKQSVAQYVKSVDSDLTVVAFERVALGE from the coding sequence ATGGCAAAGATAACCGCCGCTGAAGTAAATAAATTAAGAAAAGCTACAGGAGCAGGAATGATGGACTGTAAAAAAGCTCTTGTTGAAGTTGATGGTGATTTTGATAAAGCTATTGAAGTTCTTCGTAAGAAAGGACAAAAAGTAGCTGCTAAGAGAGCCGATAGAGATTCTGCTGAAGGTGCTGCAATTGCAAAAGTAAATGCAGATAACACTAAAGGAATCGTAATTTCTCTTAACTGTGAAACAGATTTCGTAGCTAAAAACGATGATTTCGTAAAATTAGCTAATGATTTCGCTGAACTTGCATTAACTGTTTCTACTAAAGAAGAACTTTTAGCTGCAGATTACAACGGAACTTCTGTTCAGGATAAATTAACTGAGCAAACTGGTGTAATCGGAGAGAAAATTGAAATTGGTGCTTTTAAAACTTTAGAAGCTCCATTTGTAGGTTCTTACATTCACGCTGGTAACAAAATAGCTGTTTTAACTGGTCTTTCTAAAAATGTAGAAGGTGCAGAAGATGCTGCTAAAGATGTATCTATGCAAGCTGCTGCAATGAATCCAGTTGCACTTAACGAAGAAGGTATCGACCAAACAGTAATTGATAAAGAAGTAGAAATTGCTAAAGATCAATTAAGAGCGGAAGGTAAGCCAGAAGAAATGTTAGACAACATTGCTAAAGGAAAAATTAAACGTTACTTTAAAGATAATACTTTAGTAAACCAGGCGTTTATTAAAGACAGCAAACAAAGTGTTGCGCAATACGTTAAATCTGTAGATTCAGATCTTACCGTTGTTGCTTTTGAAAGAGTTGCTTTAGGAGAGTAA
- a CDS encoding DUF3050 domain-containing protein: MIKDINEVLKPKVETLLNHSLYSKIKSPKELQVFMEHHVYAVWDFMSLLKALQQNLTKTTNPWFPVGNPETRYLINEIVLAEETDINFYGKHQSHYEMYIDAMQKAGANTTKINKFLDQVIHGTDIYLIIATSELPWSIKQFLKFTFELISEGKPHKIAAAFTFGREGLIPGMFTSIISNIQQNFPEKDLELFKYYFDRHIELDDDEHGPMAFEMIEHLCAYDGKKWEEVETIAKQALDARIKLWDGIEKEIVEL, translated from the coding sequence ATGATTAAAGACATTAATGAAGTTTTAAAACCTAAGGTAGAAACTTTACTCAACCACTCCTTATACTCCAAAATTAAGTCTCCGAAGGAATTACAGGTTTTTATGGAGCACCATGTATATGCGGTATGGGATTTTATGTCTTTGCTAAAAGCTTTACAACAAAATTTAACAAAAACGACTAATCCATGGTTTCCGGTAGGTAATCCTGAAACTCGCTATTTAATTAACGAAATTGTTCTTGCCGAAGAGACCGATATTAATTTCTACGGAAAGCACCAGAGTCATTATGAGATGTATATTGATGCTATGCAAAAAGCTGGGGCAAATACTACCAAGATCAATAAATTTTTAGACCAGGTAATCCACGGTACAGATATTTATTTGATTATTGCCACGAGCGAGTTACCATGGAGTATAAAGCAATTTCTGAAATTCACTTTTGAATTAATTTCCGAAGGGAAACCTCACAAGATTGCTGCCGCTTTTACCTTTGGAAGAGAAGGTCTTATTCCCGGCATGTTTACTTCGATTATAAGCAATATTCAACAAAATTTCCCTGAAAAAGATTTAGAGCTTTTTAAATATTATTTTGACAGGCACATAGAACTAGATGACGATGAGCATGGCCCAATGGCATTTGAAATGATTGAGCATTTATGTGCTTACGACGGTAAAAAATGGGAAGAAGTAGAAACCATTGCTAAACAAGCTTTAGATGCCCGTATCAAGTTATGGGACGGAATAGAAAAAGAAATTGTAGAACTATAA
- the rpsB gene encoding 30S ribosomal protein S2, with product MANKVEVKELLDAGVHFGHLTRRWNPNMAPYIYMERNGIHIINLYKSAAKMEESGEALKKIAASGRKILFVATKKQAKEIVAEQAEKANMPYITERWPGGMLTNFVTIRKAIKKMASIDRMKKDGTFNTLSKKERLQVDRLRAKLEKNLGSIADMTRLPGALFVVDITREHIAIKEAQKLNIPIFAMVDTNSDPREVDYLIPANDDASKSIDKVVSYVSDAIVEGLSDRKSGKDSKKADKENKEEKAAPKMPKAEGEVPSKDASDQKAMSEAKNDVKLESKEETLKKASSNEEE from the coding sequence ATGGCAAACAAAGTAGAAGTTAAAGAATTACTTGATGCAGGTGTACATTTTGGACACCTTACAAGAAGATGGAATCCAAACATGGCTCCTTACATTTATATGGAGCGTAACGGAATTCACATCATCAACTTATATAAAAGTGCTGCTAAAATGGAAGAGTCTGGTGAGGCTCTTAAAAAAATAGCAGCAAGCGGCAGAAAAATACTTTTCGTTGCTACCAAGAAACAAGCAAAAGAAATCGTAGCAGAGCAAGCTGAAAAAGCAAACATGCCTTACATCACAGAAAGATGGCCTGGTGGTATGCTTACCAACTTCGTTACTATCCGTAAAGCTATTAAGAAAATGGCTTCTATCGATAGAATGAAGAAAGACGGTACTTTCAACACTCTTTCTAAAAAAGAACGTCTTCAGGTGGATCGTTTAAGAGCTAAGTTAGAGAAAAACTTAGGTTCTATTGCAGATATGACCAGACTTCCAGGTGCATTATTTGTAGTAGATATCACTCGTGAACACATTGCTATTAAAGAAGCTCAAAAATTAAACATTCCAATTTTTGCTATGGTAGACACGAATTCAGATCCACGTGAAGTGGATTACTTAATTCCTGCCAACGATGATGCTTCAAAATCTATCGACAAAGTAGTTTCTTACGTTTCAGATGCTATCGTTGAAGGTTTATCTGATAGAAAATCAGGTAAAGATTCTAAGAAAGCTGATAAAGAAAATAAAGAAGAAAAAGCAGCTCCTAAAATGCCAAAAGCTGAAGGAGAAGTTCCATCTAAAGATGCATCTGATCAAAAAGCCATGAGTGAGGCTAAGAATGATGTTAAATTAGAATCTAAGGAAGAAACTTTAAAGAAAGCTTCTTCTAACGAGGAGGAATAA